One Paenibacillus crassostreae DNA segment encodes these proteins:
- a CDS encoding ABC transporter substrate-binding protein has product MYTRNLLVKKKLGFILVSIMVVALLLSGCGNNNAAVNNANKTTETPTADNSTTSTEVAAPAEKTVIDSMGHSVVIPANPERIIGSYLEDYLVTLGIAPVAQWSVANGIQDYLSTGLKDIPTISYDLPPEAVASFTPDLIIIGAESQVENGLYEQYSKIAPTYVLGSEVNSDWRTALTTIAEIVGKSDVAEKALQDYDQKVADTKVKLTEAIQEQSAAILWLTGKQFYLVDETLSSGAVLYSDLGMTPPNLVAEIPQDAKATWNPISLEKLATLDADHIFILNSDKGQDDDTTKSTIWSNLAAVKAGNVYELESTSSWLYTGYIAGVQVMDDVIANLVK; this is encoded by the coding sequence ATGTATACAAGAAATCTATTGGTTAAGAAAAAATTGGGATTTATATTGGTCAGTATCATGGTTGTTGCGTTATTACTAAGTGGTTGTGGTAACAACAATGCGGCTGTGAACAATGCAAACAAAACTACAGAAACTCCAACAGCAGACAATTCAACAACTAGTACTGAAGTAGCGGCACCCGCAGAGAAAACCGTAATCGATAGCATGGGACATTCCGTTGTTATCCCGGCCAATCCTGAACGAATTATCGGTTCATATCTGGAAGACTATCTTGTAACGCTTGGAATAGCTCCAGTAGCACAATGGTCAGTTGCCAATGGTATACAAGATTACCTTTCCACTGGTCTGAAGGATATCCCTACAATCAGTTATGATCTACCGCCCGAAGCAGTTGCAAGCTTCACTCCTGATCTCATTATCATTGGAGCAGAATCTCAAGTAGAGAACGGCCTTTATGAACAATATTCCAAAATTGCACCTACTTATGTATTAGGTTCTGAAGTCAATTCGGATTGGAGAACGGCACTGACTACCATTGCTGAAATCGTAGGTAAATCTGATGTTGCTGAGAAAGCACTTCAAGATTATGATCAAAAAGTTGCTGATACAAAAGTAAAACTTACGGAAGCCATTCAAGAACAATCAGCAGCCATTCTATGGTTAACAGGTAAACAATTCTACCTAGTTGATGAGACATTATCTAGTGGCGCTGTACTATATAGCGACCTTGGTATGACTCCTCCGAACTTAGTTGCTGAGATTCCTCAAGATGCCAAAGCAACATGGAATCCTATCTCACTTGAGAAATTAGCAACACTAGATGCTGATCATATATTTATTCTTAACAGTGATAAGGGTCAAGATGATGATACGACTAAGAGTACTATTTGGAGTAATCTAGCTGCTGTCAAAGCAGGCAATGTATATGAACTAGAATCGACAAGTAGCTGGTTATATACTGGATATATCGCTGGTGTACAAGTAATGGACGATGT